A window from Deltaproteobacteria bacterium encodes these proteins:
- a CDS encoding PEP-CTERM sorting domain-containing protein — MFLVGVFLSDQEPTDPAPERLDFSPAQANLALTPTQANFALAAAQTPDIFTQLAPLLHQVFFIGDGRTDTGSIQQFIVPDNATRLFLGFADALEFGSPSSQPGHYDDNVGQIQAIFTLTSRTTPIPEPNTWLLLSSGLIGIVLWHRRRWET, encoded by the coding sequence ATGTTCCTTGTTGGCGTCTTCCTTAGCGATCAAGAACCCACTGACCCAGCACCGGAAAGATTGGATTTTTCGCCTGCACAAGCGAACCTCGCTCTTACTCCTACACAGGCGAACTTTGCTCTTGCTGCTGCTCAAACGCCAGATATTTTTACCCAACTCGCCCCCCTGCTCCATCAAGTTTTTTTCATCGGAGATGGCCGCACAGACACTGGCAGTATCCAACAGTTTATAGTCCCTGATAACGCGACCAGACTCTTTCTCGGCTTTGCTGACGCTCTTGAGTTTGGTAGTCCCTCAAGCCAACCTGGGCACTATGATGATAATGTAGGTCAAATACAGGCTATTTTCACTTTGACAAGTCGCACCACCCCTATCCCAGAACCAAACACCTGGCTCTTGTTGAGTTCAGGTCTCATTGGCATCGTCTTGTGGCATCGGCGTCGCTGGGAAACATGA
- a CDS encoding glycosyltransferase, which translates to MLRNVLLLSASAGAGHLRAAQALERACLALNAAQEVRHIDVLEYTNKLFRNFYSKTYIEMVNTMPDVLGWLYDYLDKPWKNERRRLAFDKLNTRPFVKLLEQEQPDVVVCTHFLPAEIISWLKAKERMNTRQAIVVTDFDVHAMWLVHHVEHYFVALEETRVHLQQLGISAEKVTVSGIPIDPIFAEQKDKRAMRRKHGLQEDRTTILIAAGGFGVGPIEHLVQSLLDLHHPAQIVAVCGRSKELKTRLDRIAARRLPQQISLHVTGYTTDMDEYMAAADLLVGKPGGLTTSEALAKGLVFVIVNPIPGQEERNADHLLEEGAAIRCNNLPVLAYKIDQLLDDPKRLATMQANVKRLAHPYAARDIVTTLLSLERSAAMKKSGAGAR; encoded by the coding sequence ATGTTACGCAACGTTTTGCTTCTCTCTGCCTCCGCTGGCGCTGGCCATCTCCGAGCTGCCCAAGCTCTCGAGCGTGCCTGTCTTGCTCTGAACGCTGCACAAGAAGTTCGACACATCGACGTCTTAGAATATACTAACAAACTGTTCCGCAACTTCTACTCCAAGACCTACATTGAGATGGTCAACACCATGCCAGACGTATTGGGGTGGTTGTATGACTATCTCGACAAGCCGTGGAAAAACGAACGTCGTCGCTTAGCCTTCGATAAGCTCAATACACGACCGTTCGTCAAACTGCTCGAACAAGAACAACCCGATGTGGTCGTGTGCACGCACTTTCTTCCAGCAGAAATTATTTCCTGGCTCAAAGCGAAGGAGCGGATGAACACGCGGCAGGCGATTGTCGTCACTGATTTTGATGTACATGCCATGTGGCTTGTACATCATGTCGAGCATTATTTTGTTGCGTTGGAGGAAACGCGCGTGCACCTGCAGCAGCTTGGTATCTCAGCCGAGAAGGTTACTGTTTCTGGCATTCCCATCGACCCGATTTTTGCCGAACAGAAAGACAAGCGTGCCATGCGCCGCAAGCATGGTCTCCAAGAAGACCGGACGACAATCCTTATTGCCGCAGGTGGATTTGGCGTTGGTCCGATTGAACATCTCGTGCAGTCACTCCTGGACCTTCACCACCCTGCGCAGATTGTCGCTGTGTGTGGTCGCAGCAAAGAATTGAAAACACGACTTGACCGTATCGCGGCACGACGCCTTCCTCAACAGATATCACTACACGTGACTGGTTACACAACCGACATGGACGAATACATGGCGGCTGCTGATTTGCTGGTAGGTAAGCCTGGCGGTTTAACAACATCCGAAGCCCTCGCGAAAGGATTAGTGTTCGTGATCGTTAACCCCATACCTGGCCAAGAAGAACGTAACGCTGATCACTTACTGGAAGAAGGAGCAGCTATCCGCTGCAATAACCTTCCTGTCCTCGCCTATAAGATCGACCAACTGCTTGACGATCCGAAGCGGCTTGCAACCATGCAAGCTAACGTCAAACGCCTCGCCCACCCGTATGCAGCACGAGACATCGTGACTACCCTCCTTTCGCTTGAGCGCAGTGCGGCAATGAAAAAGTCCGGCGCAGGGGCAAGGTAA